The proteins below come from a single Vitis vinifera cultivar Pinot Noir 40024 chromosome 9, ASM3070453v1 genomic window:
- the LOC100263563 gene encoding IQ domain-containing protein IQM1, translating to MGLPFSLPSSIPTQSLRTRLFGSTENVDTVIVRSISFNSNDGETMLRTVSFKKRDSDNITISDGSDEVVIEESIHFRKPEFKKLRLETTVSFKSIVLDGENLDSREKGDELTKKTNPAETVPDPAVLFSPRPVSELDAAAVKLQKVYKSYRTRRNLADCAVVVEELWWKALDFATLKRSSVSFFNIEKPETAVSRWARASTRAAKVGKGLSKDEKAKKLALRHWLEAIDPRHRYGHNLHLYYDVWFHSESSQPFFYWLDVGDGKELNLEKCSRAVLQRQCIKYLAPKERETYEVIVDDGKLVYRRSGELVNTVEGSKWIFVLSTSRNMYVAEKKKGRFQHSSFLAGGATTAAGRLVAHNGVLEAIWPYSGHYHPTEENFMEFISFLEEHHVDLTNVKRCAVDDDNPTLKIADSELKSSDSPRFPSGSITVSEAADADGVITQEAKPTAIHQEDNVGRIGTDIEPAFGLGKRLSCQWTTGAGPRIRVLRDYPAELKIRALEQVNLSPRINPGAFGSSSIPVLPIPSPRPSPKIHLSPRLSYMGLPSPRVNLPTSN from the exons ATGGGATTGCCATTTTCCTTGCCCTCATCTATCCCAACACAAAGCCTGAGAACAAGACTGTTTGGTTCAACAGAAAATGTAGATACAGTTATAGTAAGATCCATCAGCTTCAACTCCAATGACGGGGAGACAATGCTGAGAACTGTTAGTTTCAAGAAAAGGGATTCTGATAACATCACCATATCTGATGGCTCTGATGAGGTGGTTATTGAAGAATCGATACACTTCAGGAAACCAGAGTTCAAAAAGCTAAGGCTTGAAACTACTGTTTCATTCAAGAGTATAGTGCTGGATGGAGAGAATTTGGATTCAAGGGAAAAAGGTGACGAATTGACTAAGAAAACAAACCCTGCAGAGACTGTACCTGACCCAGCCGTCTTGTTCTCTCCAAGGCCTGTTAGTGAGCTTGATGCTGCCGCAGTTAAGCTGCAGAAAGTTTACAAGAGTTACCGAACAAGACGGAACCTTGCAGACTGCGCTGTAGTTGTTGAAGAGCTCtg GTGGAAGGCATTGGACTTTGCAACACTGAAGAGGAGCTCTGTGTCGTTCTTCAACATTGAGAAACCAGAAACTGCAGTTTCACGTTGGGCACGGGCCAGTACGAGGGCAGCCAAG GTTGGGAAGGGCTTGTCCAAGGATGAGAAGGCTAAGAAACTAGCACTGAGACATTGGCTTGAAGCA ATTGATCCACGCCATCGCTATGGACACAATCTACACTTGTATTATGATGTCTGGTTCCATAGTGAGAGCTCCCAACCTTTCTTCTACTG GTTGGATGTTGGAGATGGCAAGGAATTAAACCTTGAGAAGTGCTCGAGAGCTGTTCTACAGCGACAATGCATCAAGTACCTTGCTCCG AAAGAGAGGGAAACATATGAAGTGATTGTAGACGATGGGAAGCTTGTCTATAGGCGCAGTGGGGAGCTTGTGAATACCGTTGAGGGTTCCAAGTGGATTTTTGTCCTGAGCACCTCAAGGAATATGTATGTAGCAGAAAAGAAGAAAGGCCGGTTTCAGCACTCGAGTTTTCTCGCTGGAGGAGCTACCACTGCAGCTGGAAGACTGGTTGCCCATAATGGAGTTCTTGAG GCTATATGGCCTTACAGTGGCCATTATCACCCAACAGAGGAGAACTTCATGGAGTTCATCAGCTTCCTAGAGGAGCACCATGTAGACTTGACCAATGTGAAG AGATGTGCAGTAGATGATGACAACCCAACGCTCAAAATTGCAGACAGTGAGCTGAAGTCATCAGACTCGCCAAGGTTTCCCTCAGGAAGCATCACCGTCTCTGAAGCAGCTGATGCAGATGGGGTCATCACCCAGGAGGCCAAACCAACAGCAATTCATCAAGAGGACAACGTGGGCAGAATTGGAACCGACATAGAACCGGCGTTTGGCCTAGGCAAACGATTGTCGTGCCAATGGACTACTGGGGCTGGTCCGCGAATCAGGGTCTTAAGGGACTACCCTGCAGAGCTCAAAATCAGAGCACTGGAGCAAGTCAACCTATCCCCCAGGATCAATCCAGGAGCCTTTGGCAGCAGCAGCATTCCAGTCCTGCCAATCCCCTCACCAAGGCCAAGCCCCAAGATCCACCTATCCCCCAGACTTTCCTACATGGGACTCCCTAGCCCAAGGGTCAATCTACCTACTTCTAACTAA